Proteins found in one Actinokineospora alba genomic segment:
- a CDS encoding glycosyltransferase, with product MNRRLVIAVRADPVICGHSGEARNLAEVALTRGFTDVRLLTWPIPALQAAGLPLKPLDRIMPYSGGITVERPEPVGDYRVPDGRFMAGLTGRLVELLAEPVPTTCLSMYLAPHTAVVQDAVAAARAAGFAPNVHTMAKAVGSDVTNVIRSCLREGRFGAAVVLFTTFLANDEVLAVSEYTRQEIVASAEEVDSYCGTRLADECRDRVSVSYPPIDTSAYLDLDLMLVDTALKRRGLERDGYVLFLSRVTQAKGIFDLVNAFSRSKARSRVRLVVAGTGPALPEVRALARDDDRIVFLDDVDDEEKPLLMRGCAAYALPTRPEPDFVETFGIALTEKMLAGGGPVITTVTGGTGEAVGDTAVIVEAGDVAGIAAALDRVVLEMGPEERRIMEARARAHAMAFDRTRVFDELFCSASPKFWDQSPTT from the coding sequence GTGAACCGGCGCCTGGTAATCGCGGTCCGGGCAGACCCGGTGATCTGCGGGCACTCGGGCGAGGCACGCAACCTGGCCGAGGTCGCGCTGACCCGCGGCTTCACCGACGTGCGCCTGCTGACCTGGCCGATCCCGGCGCTGCAGGCAGCGGGGCTGCCGCTCAAGCCACTCGACCGGATCATGCCCTACAGCGGGGGAATCACCGTGGAGCGGCCGGAGCCGGTCGGCGACTACCGGGTGCCCGACGGGCGGTTCATGGCGGGCCTCACCGGCAGGCTGGTCGAGTTGCTGGCCGAGCCGGTCCCGACCACCTGCCTGTCGATGTACCTCGCGCCGCACACCGCGGTCGTCCAAGACGCGGTCGCGGCGGCGCGCGCCGCCGGTTTCGCGCCCAATGTGCACACGATGGCGAAGGCGGTGGGCTCGGACGTCACCAACGTGATCCGGTCCTGCCTGCGGGAGGGGCGGTTCGGGGCGGCCGTCGTCCTGTTCACCACGTTCCTCGCCAACGACGAGGTGCTCGCCGTGTCGGAGTACACCCGGCAGGAGATCGTCGCCTCCGCCGAGGAGGTCGACTCCTACTGCGGCACCCGACTCGCCGACGAGTGCCGCGACCGGGTCTCGGTCAGCTACCCGCCGATCGACACGTCGGCGTACCTCGACCTCGACTTGATGCTGGTGGACACCGCACTCAAACGCCGAGGGCTGGAACGCGACGGCTACGTGTTGTTCCTGTCGCGGGTGACGCAGGCCAAGGGCATCTTCGACCTGGTGAACGCATTCTCCAGGTCGAAGGCGCGGTCGCGGGTGCGGCTCGTCGTGGCCGGGACCGGACCGGCGCTCCCCGAGGTCCGGGCGCTCGCCCGCGACGACGACCGGATCGTCTTCCTCGACGACGTGGACGACGAGGAGAAACCGCTGCTGATGCGCGGCTGCGCGGCGTACGCGCTGCCGACCCGGCCGGAGCCGGACTTCGTCGAGACCTTCGGCATCGCGCTGACCGAGAAGATGCTGGCGGGCGGCGGACCGGTGATCACCACCGTCACCGGCGGGACCGGCGAGGCCGTCGGTGACACGGCGGTCATCGTCGAGGCGGGCGACGTCGCGGGCATCGCCGCCGCGCTCGACCGGGTGGTGCTGGAAATGGGACCGGAGGAACGTCGGATCATGGAAGCCCGGGCCCGTGCGCACGCCATGGCCTTCGACCGGACCCGGGTCTTCGACGAGTTGTTCTGTTCCGCCTCCCCGAAATTTTGGGATCAGTCGCCTACCACGTGA
- a CDS encoding proprotein convertase P-domain-containing protein: MRVRVLSSVSAAAVVAGAVVLSQGAANAADPPSPQDFPPAMVNGVAHDLGISQEQARKTLGEQAAARVVLDRLPETVVRQAPGKWFDDQTGALTVAVTDQATADAVRAAGARPAFVGRSKSRLDSLVSKVADLAAKDVPGLNGYGVDEVRNDVLVRINATKKTTATEEFLRSLRDVDGVRIEETDTSPVQQAGEVNPGDGWWPGSETACSVGVAATDANGGKHFLTAGHCTNDANQAAYGQSGQQNRIGTGNVGGSRSINGREGDMGVVAVTESGWTLSAAVNTWGQPAINVTGSKDAIVGETVCHSGNTAPNWECGRVTKLNHTMDYGSVVVEGLTVTTACSQGGDSGGVWLAGDKAVGLHEGAINGNNCPTGDNAVFQPLNEALTKWNLTLFTGGGTTDVTVANPGNQTGTVGTAVNKTNSVSGGTSPYTWSATGLPAGLSIASSTGTITGTPTAAGTSNVTITATDSSSPAKSGSASFTWTINPTGGGTCSAVTNATDYAITDNTTVESPVTVSGCTGNASATAKVDVNIVHTYIGDLTVSLIAPDGSAYVLHNKEGGSADNIVKSYTVNLSSETANGAWKLRVNDSGPGDSGKIDTWTLNPGSSGDGGGCAPASNGTNVNIADNSTVESTISLSCTGTASASSKVDVAIVHTWRGDLVIDLVAPDGTAYRLKNSSSSDSADNVNASYTVNLSSESRNGAWKLRVQDVETNDTGYIDSWTLTT, translated from the coding sequence ATGCGCGTAAGAGTTCTGAGTTCGGTCAGCGCGGCAGCCGTCGTGGCAGGCGCCGTCGTGCTCAGCCAAGGCGCGGCCAATGCCGCTGATCCCCCGTCCCCGCAGGACTTCCCGCCCGCCATGGTCAACGGTGTCGCCCATGACCTGGGCATCAGCCAGGAACAGGCCCGCAAGACGCTTGGCGAGCAGGCGGCCGCGCGGGTGGTGCTCGACCGGCTGCCCGAGACAGTCGTGCGGCAGGCGCCCGGCAAGTGGTTCGACGACCAGACCGGTGCGTTGACCGTCGCGGTGACCGACCAGGCCACGGCCGATGCCGTGCGGGCCGCGGGTGCCCGACCCGCTTTCGTCGGTCGGAGCAAGTCGCGGCTCGACTCGCTGGTGTCCAAGGTGGCGGACCTGGCGGCGAAAGATGTCCCCGGCCTCAACGGCTACGGGGTGGACGAGGTTCGCAACGACGTCCTCGTGCGGATCAACGCGACGAAGAAGACCACGGCGACCGAGGAGTTCCTGCGCTCACTGCGTGACGTCGACGGTGTGCGGATCGAGGAGACCGACACGTCGCCGGTGCAGCAGGCGGGCGAGGTCAACCCGGGCGACGGCTGGTGGCCGGGCTCGGAGACGGCGTGCTCGGTCGGTGTCGCCGCCACCGATGCCAACGGCGGCAAGCACTTCCTCACAGCCGGCCACTGCACCAACGACGCCAACCAGGCCGCGTATGGCCAGAGTGGACAGCAGAACCGGATCGGCACCGGCAACGTCGGCGGGTCCCGCAGCATCAACGGCCGCGAGGGCGACATGGGGGTTGTCGCGGTCACGGAGTCGGGCTGGACGCTGTCGGCGGCGGTCAACACCTGGGGCCAGCCCGCGATCAACGTGACCGGCTCGAAGGACGCCATCGTCGGCGAGACCGTGTGCCACTCGGGCAACACCGCCCCCAACTGGGAGTGCGGCCGGGTCACGAAACTCAACCACACCATGGACTACGGCAGCGTGGTCGTCGAAGGCCTGACGGTCACCACCGCCTGCTCCCAGGGCGGCGACTCCGGCGGCGTCTGGCTGGCCGGGGACAAGGCGGTCGGCCTGCATGAGGGCGCCATCAACGGCAACAACTGCCCGACCGGCGACAACGCCGTGTTCCAGCCCCTCAACGAAGCCCTCACGAAGTGGAACCTGACGCTGTTCACCGGCGGCGGCACCACCGACGTCACGGTCGCGAACCCGGGCAACCAGACCGGCACCGTGGGCACCGCGGTCAACAAGACCAACAGCGTCTCCGGTGGCACCTCCCCCTACACCTGGTCGGCCACCGGCCTGCCCGCCGGACTGTCGATCGCCTCCTCCACCGGCACCATCACCGGCACCCCCACGGCGGCGGGCACCTCCAACGTGACCATCACCGCCACCGACAGCTCCAGCCCCGCCAAGTCCGGCTCGGCTTCGTTCACCTGGACGATCAACCCCACCGGCGGCGGCACCTGCTCGGCGGTCACCAACGCCACCGACTACGCCATCACCGACAACACCACCGTCGAAAGCCCGGTCACCGTCTCCGGCTGCACCGGCAACGCCTCAGCCACCGCCAAGGTCGACGTCAACATCGTCCACACCTACATCGGCGACCTGACCGTCTCGCTCATCGCACCCGACGGCTCGGCCTACGTCCTGCACAACAAGGAAGGCGGGTCGGCGGACAACATCGTCAAGTCCTACACCGTCAACCTGTCGTCCGAGACCGCCAACGGCGCCTGGAAGCTGCGAGTCAACGACTCCGGGCCCGGCGACAGCGGCAAGATCGACACCTGGACGCTGAACCCCGGCTCCTCCGGAGACGGCGGCGGCTGCGCCCCGGCCAGCAATGGCACGAACGTGAACATCGCCGACAACAGCACGGTGGAAAGCACGATCTCGCTGTCCTGCACCGGAACCGCCTCGGCCAGCAGCAAGGTCGACGTCGCGATCGTGCACACCTGGCGCGGTGACCTCGTCATCGACCTGGTGGCCCCGGACGGCACGGCGTACCGGCTGAAGAACTCCTCGAGCAGCGACTCGGCCGACAACGTCAACGCCAGCTACACGGTGAACCTGTCCTCGGAATCCCGCAACGGCGCATGGAAGCTCCGGGTGCAGGACGTCGAGACCAACGACACCGGCTACATCGACAGCTGGACCCTCACCACCTGA
- a CDS encoding class I SAM-dependent methyltransferase, which produces METINTGQAEAWNGYEGKHWADHHDRYNAINLEFNPAVLDLIRPDDRVLDVGCGAGQLTRLAAGRGAGAMGLDLSEPMLARARQVAAEEGIDNVTFVQGDAQVFAFAREFDVAVSRFGIMFFANPVAAFANLGTALRPGGRLAMLSMRSIAEHDLAEVIGAAKQLPWINDEPGDAGPLSMSDPVVVRGILEQAGYTDIAIDPVDADQVWGRDAADAGAFLADWGPVRFNLANAGPEVADLVRAEFTESMRRFETPDGVRLRGAAWRIQAVRA; this is translated from the coding sequence ATGGAGACGATCAACACCGGTCAGGCCGAAGCGTGGAACGGCTACGAGGGGAAGCACTGGGCCGACCACCACGACCGCTACAACGCGATCAACCTCGAGTTCAACCCGGCAGTCCTCGACTTGATCCGCCCTGACGACCGGGTTCTCGACGTCGGCTGCGGCGCGGGCCAGCTCACCCGCCTCGCCGCGGGTCGGGGCGCCGGGGCGATGGGGCTCGACCTGTCCGAGCCGATGCTCGCCCGGGCCAGGCAGGTCGCGGCCGAGGAGGGAATCGACAACGTCACGTTCGTCCAAGGCGACGCCCAGGTGTTCGCGTTCGCCCGCGAGTTCGACGTGGCGGTCAGCCGGTTCGGGATCATGTTCTTCGCCAACCCGGTCGCCGCGTTCGCCAACCTCGGCACCGCGCTGCGCCCCGGCGGCAGGCTCGCGATGTTGAGCATGCGCTCGATCGCCGAACATGATCTGGCCGAGGTCATCGGCGCGGCCAAGCAGCTGCCGTGGATCAACGACGAGCCCGGCGACGCGGGCCCGCTGTCGATGAGCGATCCTGTTGTCGTGCGCGGAATCCTGGAGCAGGCGGGCTACACCGACATCGCGATCGACCCTGTCGACGCCGACCAGGTGTGGGGCCGCGACGCGGCCGACGCGGGCGCCTTCCTCGCCGACTGGGGACCGGTCCGGTTCAACCTGGCCAACGCGGGCCCTGAAGTCGCCGACTTGGTCCGCGCCGAGTTCACCGAGTCGATGCGCCGCTTCGAGACCCCCGACGGCGTGCGACTGCGCGGCGCGGCCTGGCGGATCCAGGCGGTGCGCGCCTGA
- a CDS encoding helix-turn-helix domain-containing protein codes for MVKNGQPAIPEIAYSPPSAAAAGVEVLTLADLRERARGQELGSPQRPEFHLLFAVDAGTLWHAVDFTPYTVTAGSWLWVRPGQVQRFGDLASAEGTVVFFQPSFLSPATARVDDRFGPVHWHATGSAATAARGALDHLAREYADQALPDAVRTELLGHLLAALLLRIAHLSPGTPAAEPGETFRRFRDAVERDFAAARQVGHYARMLGYSPRTLSRATLAAAGVGAKEFIDLRVVLEAKRLLAHGDRPVAVIAHQLGFPDATNFSKFFHHRVGRTPGAFRTSARAPL; via the coding sequence ATGGTGAAAAACGGACAGCCCGCGATACCTGAGATCGCCTATTCGCCCCCGTCGGCCGCCGCGGCGGGAGTCGAGGTGCTGACGCTGGCCGACCTGCGGGAGCGGGCGCGCGGGCAGGAGCTGGGCAGTCCGCAGCGCCCTGAGTTCCACCTGCTGTTCGCGGTCGACGCGGGCACGCTGTGGCACGCGGTGGACTTCACCCCGTACACGGTGACCGCCGGTTCCTGGCTGTGGGTGCGGCCGGGGCAGGTCCAGCGTTTCGGCGACTTGGCGAGCGCGGAGGGCACCGTGGTGTTCTTCCAGCCGAGCTTCCTCTCCCCCGCGACCGCGCGCGTCGACGACCGGTTCGGCCCCGTGCACTGGCACGCCACCGGCTCGGCGGCCACCGCCGCCCGCGGCGCCCTCGACCACCTGGCCCGGGAGTACGCCGACCAGGCACTCCCGGACGCGGTGCGCACCGAGTTGCTCGGGCACCTCCTCGCCGCGCTGCTGTTGCGGATCGCCCACCTGAGCCCGGGCACGCCCGCGGCCGAGCCGGGGGAGACCTTCCGCCGCTTCCGCGACGCTGTGGAGCGCGACTTCGCCGCGGCCCGCCAGGTCGGGCACTACGCGCGGATGCTCGGCTATTCGCCGCGGACACTGTCCCGGGCGACACTCGCCGCCGCCGGGGTCGGTGCGAAGGAGTTCATCGACCTGCGGGTCGTCTTGGAGGCCAAGCGACTGCTGGCGCATGGCGACCGCCCCGTCGCGGTGATCGCCCACCAGCTGGGTTTCCCTGATGCCACGAATTTCTCGAAGTTCTTCCACCACCGCGTCGGCCGCACCCCAGGGGCCTTTCGGACCTCGGCCCGGGCGCCGCTGTGA
- a CDS encoding NAD(P)-dependent oxidoreductase yields MAKIAVFGATGTIGSTITREALDRGHQVTAVRRDSAKPTDPRAEPTVGDVLDPQSVAAIAKGHDVVISAVGGGDGTGHLATIKPAAESLVAGLRALGPDAPRLVAVGGAGSLRTPDGGEVREKEGLPEFLLQIMNAHADALDYYRGVDDVRWTNLSPAATIEPGTRTGRYRTELDDLIVDGDGASRISTEDYAVAVIDEIENPRHVGKRFTVGY; encoded by the coding sequence ATGGCGAAGATCGCCGTGTTCGGTGCCACCGGCACGATCGGCAGCACCATCACCCGCGAGGCCCTCGACCGCGGCCACCAGGTGACCGCCGTCCGGCGCGACAGTGCCAAGCCCACCGACCCGCGGGCCGAGCCGACCGTGGGCGACGTCCTCGACCCCCAGTCCGTCGCGGCGATCGCCAAGGGCCACGACGTGGTGATCAGCGCCGTCGGCGGCGGTGACGGCACTGGGCACCTGGCGACGATCAAGCCCGCCGCCGAATCGCTCGTGGCGGGCCTGCGCGCCCTCGGCCCGGACGCGCCGCGCCTGGTCGCCGTCGGCGGCGCCGGTTCGCTGCGCACCCCGGACGGGGGAGAGGTACGCGAGAAGGAAGGCCTGCCGGAGTTCCTCCTGCAGATCATGAACGCGCACGCCGACGCTTTGGACTACTACCGCGGAGTCGACGACGTCCGCTGGACCAACCTCAGCCCGGCGGCCACCATCGAACCCGGCACCCGCACCGGCCGGTACCGCACCGAACTCGACGACCTGATCGTCGACGGCGACGGCGCCAGCCGGATCTCCACGGAGGACTACGCGGTGGCCGTCATCGACGAGATTGAGAACCCGCGCCACGTCGGAAAGCGCTTCACCGTCGGCTATTGA
- a CDS encoding putative protein N(5)-glutamine methyltransferase, giving the protein MSSPIVTTLRSAGCVFAEDEAHLLITTAATPADLAAMLARRVAGEPLEHVLGWAEFGGLRVAVDPGVFVPRRRTEFLARQAAALAAPGAVVVDLCCGSGAVGAAVAAAVHGVELYSVDIDPAAVACARRNVRGAVFAGDLYDPLPDSLRGRVDILVANAPYVPTDAIVLMPPEARIHEPRHALDGGADGLEIQRRVSAAAAAWLAPGGHLLIETSERQAPRTAEAFERDGLTPRVVGCDELGATVVIGTKAGIA; this is encoded by the coding sequence ATGTCGTCCCCGATCGTCACCACTCTTCGTTCCGCGGGCTGTGTCTTCGCCGAGGACGAGGCCCACCTCCTCATCACCACCGCCGCGACCCCGGCCGACCTCGCCGCGATGCTCGCCCGCCGGGTCGCGGGGGAGCCGCTGGAACACGTGCTGGGCTGGGCGGAGTTCGGCGGCCTGCGCGTCGCCGTCGACCCGGGCGTCTTCGTCCCCCGGCGGCGCACCGAGTTCCTCGCCCGGCAAGCCGCCGCGCTCGCCGCGCCGGGCGCTGTCGTGGTCGACCTGTGCTGTGGATCCGGCGCAGTCGGCGCCGCGGTGGCCGCCGCCGTCCACGGTGTCGAGCTGTATTCCGTGGACATAGACCCAGCAGCCGTGGCGTGCGCCCGCCGCAATGTCCGAGGCGCCGTCTTCGCGGGCGACCTCTATGACCCGCTGCCCGACTCCCTGCGCGGCCGTGTCGACATCCTGGTCGCGAACGCCCCCTACGTCCCGACCGACGCGATCGTGCTCATGCCCCCGGAAGCCCGCATCCACGAGCCGCGCCACGCTCTCGACGGCGGCGCCGACGGTCTTGAGATCCAGCGCCGCGTCAGCGCCGCCGCCGCGGCGTGGCTGGCGCCTGGCGGGCACCTCCTCATCGAGACCAGTGAACGCCAGGCGCCGCGCACGGCCGAGGCGTTCGAGCGGGATGGACTGACCCCGCGCGTGGTCGGCTGCGACGAGCTGGGCGCGACCGTCGTCATCGGCACTAAAGCGGGTATTGCGTAA
- a CDS encoding TetR/AcrR family transcriptional regulator — translation MAPRKVAAAGDQTLREHLITTAERLLARRGATPTVREIAQEAGVATGVLYNHFADKEDLLALALHAHVRSVEATLGDPPRPGIDPVETTLTRFVERGLALHEAILPAFTALLAQPEVLVRFRALTNPTAGGRGLRQELADFLAAEQEQGRVAADADLEAAATMIIGACHEVVLPHLYGGTEVVVPKGFAAMVSWTVLHGIAHR, via the coding sequence ATGGCCCCGCGCAAGGTGGCGGCCGCGGGCGACCAAACCCTGCGCGAACACCTGATCACCACCGCCGAACGACTCCTCGCCCGCCGCGGCGCCACCCCGACCGTGCGCGAGATCGCACAGGAGGCCGGGGTGGCGACCGGAGTGCTCTACAACCACTTCGCCGACAAGGAAGACTTGCTGGCGCTGGCGTTGCACGCCCACGTCCGCTCGGTCGAGGCAACACTGGGCGACCCACCCCGGCCAGGCATCGACCCGGTGGAGACCACGCTGACCAGGTTCGTCGAACGCGGCCTGGCACTGCACGAGGCGATCCTGCCCGCGTTTACCGCGTTGCTGGCCCAACCCGAGGTCCTGGTCCGATTCCGGGCGCTGACCAACCCGACCGCCGGTGGCCGGGGCCTACGCCAAGAACTCGCCGACTTCCTTGCCGCGGAACAGGAACAGGGTCGCGTCGCTGCCGACGCCGACCTCGAGGCAGCCGCCACAATGATCATCGGCGCCTGCCACGAAGTGGTTCTCCCCCATCTCTATGGGGGCACGGAAGTCGTGGTGCCGAAGGGTTTCGCCGCAATGGTGAGCTGGACTGTCCTGCATGGCATCGCCCACCGATGA
- a CDS encoding NIPSNAP family protein produces MIFELRQYTLHPGRRDELISLFEREFVEPQLALGMTLPGLFRDAGDPDRFVWMRGFEDMPARKAALAAFYGGPVWKAHRDAANATMIDSDNVLLLSAVRDFADVSVGSPLTAMIHYFDAPVAEDLVEKAAAEPFLAVFRGDYSENTFPALPVRLGEHVLVTFGEGPALSARVETLTLEPTDRSALR; encoded by the coding sequence ATGATCTTCGAACTGCGGCAGTACACCCTGCACCCAGGCCGTCGCGACGAGCTGATCTCGCTGTTCGAGCGGGAGTTCGTCGAGCCGCAGCTGGCCTTGGGCATGACCCTGCCCGGCCTGTTCCGCGACGCGGGCGACCCGGACCGTTTCGTGTGGATGCGCGGGTTCGAGGACATGCCTGCGCGGAAGGCGGCGTTAGCGGCGTTCTACGGCGGGCCGGTGTGGAAGGCGCATCGGGACGCGGCGAACGCGACGATGATCGACTCGGACAATGTGCTGCTGTTAAGCGCTGTGCGGGACTTCGCGGATGTTTCTGTCGGTTCGCCGCTCACTGCGATGATCCATTACTTTGATGCGCCGGTTGCCGAGGATCTGGTGGAGAAGGCTGCTGCTGAACCGTTTCTTGCGGTGTTTCGGGGGGACTACAGCGAGAACACCTTTCCGGCGTTGCCGGTTCGGTTGGGGGAACACGTGTTGGTGACGTTCGGTGAGGGGCCTGCCTTATCCGCCCGGGTGGAAACGCTCACCCTTGAGCCGACGGATCGGTCCGCCCTGCGATAG
- a CDS encoding glycosyl hydrolase family 95 catalytic domain-containing protein codes for MPHRIPRRSFLSWSVAAAALPMVMTGASPALAAGAVLDDRLAAGTGWRDFLGSLDLVWQSVPTSFYQGPFLGNGGLGVSVYQRSGANRLAFVLGDSRVRDHQAPGGPLWGGARLPVGYLTLQTTGAVTGVDLRLSLWNAELSGFVTTTNGVLSVRAFVHARKDVLVVAAVPASGTETAAWTFTSQAAVSPRQQFYPAQRPADLLSNPAAVTTTTAAGGTCVQDLACGGRTETRWTRRTEADGVTATLLCTVAHSGTDRSASTTAAATMSALGTLDQLAADHRSWWNAFYPSSFVSVPDTKLMSFYWTQLYKAASATRADRPVMATTGPWLEPTPWPAVWWNLNVQLEYWLLYATGHTELDSLSKSMAGNEAGLIASTPQAYRGDSLVLARTSQEDLKSEVSSVPGTTSPVCEAGNLTWALHNVWLAYRHTMDDTLLRNTLFPRLRKAINFYLHFLAKDSAGVYHLPTTYSPEYANTSDCNYDLALIHWGCRTLLAAVDRLGITDPLAPKWRDVLAHLTPPPQDATQGLWIGKDKQLTSSHRHFSHLLWFYPLYELDVTVPANRDLLVKSLAHWQSLTGALQGYSFTGSGSMYALLGNGNSALTQLNKLVTSYVRQNTMYAETGPVIETPLAGAQTMHDMLVQSWGEVIRVFPAVPTAWADVTLHNLTTEGAFRISARRRAGVTEFIRVRSLAGEPCRVRPGGMAGPYSVQPAGATPGPIDWTLQADGVLEITLAAGQEALITKAGTAPALLVAPVATPTKASWGLPPAAGGTPLPIASLLNNDGISWQSATADGDLDSAGYTFPAEEMPTPGLFVSGGVNWTMPGYADGQKNNVVPTGQTISVPTGTYTELHVLGVATQGNATGSVTFTYGDGSTSTAPLNLSDWGRTTTNGELVAVQTTHRHSPSGDHPLRVRLLHQTIPVTGTAPLTSIRLPSHGRMHLFGLTLR; via the coding sequence ATGCCGCACCGCATTCCCCGCCGCTCGTTCCTGTCCTGGTCGGTCGCCGCGGCCGCGCTGCCGATGGTGATGACCGGGGCGTCGCCCGCGCTCGCCGCCGGGGCCGTGCTCGACGACCGGCTCGCCGCGGGCACCGGGTGGCGAGACTTCCTCGGGTCGCTGGACCTGGTGTGGCAGTCGGTGCCCACTTCCTTCTACCAAGGCCCGTTCCTGGGCAACGGCGGCTTGGGCGTGAGCGTCTACCAGCGGTCGGGGGCGAACCGGCTCGCGTTCGTCCTCGGCGACAGCCGGGTGCGCGACCACCAGGCCCCCGGCGGTCCGCTGTGGGGCGGGGCCCGGCTGCCGGTCGGCTACCTGACGCTGCAGACCACCGGGGCGGTGACCGGTGTCGACCTGCGACTGTCCTTATGGAACGCTGAGCTGAGCGGCTTCGTGACCACCACGAACGGTGTGCTCTCGGTCCGGGCGTTCGTCCACGCCCGCAAGGATGTCCTGGTGGTCGCCGCCGTTCCGGCCAGCGGGACCGAGACCGCCGCGTGGACCTTCACCTCGCAGGCCGCGGTCAGCCCCCGCCAGCAGTTCTATCCGGCGCAGCGGCCCGCCGACCTGCTGAGCAACCCCGCGGCGGTGACGACCACGACCGCGGCAGGCGGCACCTGCGTGCAGGACCTGGCTTGCGGCGGTCGCACCGAAACCCGCTGGACGCGGCGCACCGAAGCCGACGGGGTGACCGCCACCCTGTTGTGCACCGTGGCGCACAGCGGGACCGACCGCTCCGCGAGCACGACCGCGGCGGCCACCATGAGCGCGCTGGGCACCCTCGACCAGCTCGCCGCCGACCACCGCTCATGGTGGAACGCCTTCTATCCCAGCAGTTTCGTGTCCGTGCCCGACACCAAGCTGATGAGCTTCTACTGGACCCAGCTCTACAAGGCCGCCAGCGCCACCCGCGCCGACCGGCCCGTGATGGCCACGACCGGCCCGTGGCTGGAGCCGACTCCGTGGCCCGCGGTCTGGTGGAACCTCAACGTGCAGCTGGAGTACTGGCTGCTCTACGCCACTGGGCACACCGAGCTGGACTCGCTGAGCAAGTCGATGGCGGGCAACGAGGCAGGGCTGATCGCGAGCACCCCGCAGGCCTACCGCGGGGACTCGCTCGTGCTCGCCCGAACCTCGCAGGAGGATCTGAAGTCCGAGGTGTCGAGCGTGCCCGGCACGACCTCGCCGGTATGCGAGGCGGGCAACCTGACCTGGGCGCTGCACAACGTGTGGCTGGCATACCGGCACACCATGGACGACACCCTGCTCCGGAACACGCTGTTTCCCCGGCTGCGCAAGGCGATCAACTTCTACCTGCACTTCCTCGCCAAGGACAGCGCGGGCGTCTACCACCTGCCTACCACCTACTCGCCGGAGTACGCCAACACCAGTGACTGCAACTACGACCTGGCACTGATCCACTGGGGCTGCCGCACCCTGCTCGCCGCCGTCGACCGGCTCGGCATCACCGACCCGTTGGCGCCAAAGTGGCGCGACGTGCTCGCGCACCTGACCCCGCCTCCGCAGGACGCCACCCAGGGACTGTGGATCGGCAAGGACAAGCAACTCACCTCGTCGCACCGGCACTTCTCGCACCTGCTCTGGTTCTACCCGCTCTACGAGCTGGACGTGACCGTGCCCGCCAACCGGGATCTGCTGGTCAAGTCGCTGGCGCACTGGCAGAGCCTGACCGGCGCGCTGCAGGGCTACAGCTTCACCGGCTCGGGCTCGATGTACGCGTTGCTGGGCAACGGGAACTCCGCACTGACGCAGCTGAACAAGCTGGTCACGTCCTACGTCAGGCAGAACACCATGTACGCCGAGACCGGCCCGGTGATCGAGACACCGCTGGCGGGCGCGCAGACCATGCACGACATGCTCGTGCAGAGCTGGGGCGAGGTCATCCGGGTCTTCCCGGCCGTGCCGACCGCGTGGGCCGACGTGACCCTCCACAACCTCACGACCGAGGGCGCGTTCCGGATCAGCGCCCGGCGGCGGGCCGGTGTCACCGAGTTCATCAGGGTCCGCAGCCTCGCGGGCGAGCCGTGCCGGGTGCGGCCGGGCGGGATGGCGGGCCCGTACAGCGTGCAGCCCGCGGGGGCCACGCCAGGCCCGATCGACTGGACTCTGCAGGCCGACGGTGTCCTCGAGATCACCCTGGCGGCGGGGCAGGAGGCACTGATCACGAAGGCCGGAACGGCACCCGCCCTGCTGGTCGCGCCGGTGGCCACCCCGACCAAGGCGTCCTGGGGGCTGCCGCCTGCCGCGGGCGGCACACCGCTGCCCATCGCGTCTCTGCTGAACAACGACGGCATCTCCTGGCAGTCGGCCACCGCGGACGGCGATCTCGACTCCGCGGGATACACCTTTCCCGCCGAGGAGATGCCCACGCCTGGCCTGTTCGTCTCCGGCGGTGTCAACTGGACGATGCCGGGTTACGCCGACGGGCAGAAGAACAACGTCGTTCCAACTGGACAGACGATCTCGGTCCCGACGGGGACGTACACGGAACTGCACGTTCTGGGTGTCGCGACCCAGGGCAACGCCACCGGCTCGGTCACCTTCACCTACGGCGACGGCTCCACCTCGACCGCGCCCCTGAACCTCTCCGACTGGGGCCGCACCACCACGAACGGCGAACTCGTCGCCGTGCAGACGACCCACCGGCACAGCCCCTCCGGCGACCACCCGCTGCGAGTCCGGCTGCTGCACCAGACGATCCCGGTCACCGGCACGGCGCCGCTGACCTCGATCCGCCTGCCCAGCCACGGCAGGATGCACCTGTTCGGGCTGACCCTGCGGTGA